One Massilia putida DNA window includes the following coding sequences:
- a CDS encoding MFS transporter has protein sequence MDLPTTAAPPAAQAGAHDGGRVAPLQKLTLFLCFLVVAADGFDLASVGYVVPLLKKAWSATPAQLGQVFGAGLLGLTIGSFVFGPLADRIGRKRVILVSMFVFALGSLASALVRSPGELALLRLLTGIGLGGAMPTAITLSSEFSPERNRNWLVTLMFCGFTLGLACGGGLAAVLIPAYGWQGVFVFGGVAPLVLVPVIWRWMPESLRFMEGKPRFAAEARAVRLRLTGNPDAPAQAAPQAAAAPAAREGIVATLFSRHYRSGTLLLWLAFFCTLWVYYQISSWLPTAMTGAGIPITQAATIGAMMPLGGTIGSLINAWLMDRRNPFLVLTASYLFAGASIIATGTVMDDPALLYVAVFCIGFGLSGAQTGANVLVSGFYTTAARATGVSWALAVGRVGSIVGATTGGLMLASLPSLNTTFLVFAIPTAVAAIAMATTGKLYPKH, from the coding sequence ATGGACCTACCCACCACCGCAGCCCCGCCGGCCGCGCAAGCCGGCGCGCATGATGGCGGCCGCGTGGCGCCGCTGCAGAAACTCACGCTGTTCCTGTGCTTCCTCGTCGTCGCGGCGGACGGCTTCGACCTCGCCTCCGTCGGCTACGTCGTGCCGCTGCTGAAGAAGGCGTGGTCGGCGACGCCGGCGCAGCTCGGCCAGGTGTTCGGCGCCGGCCTGCTCGGACTCACCATCGGCAGCTTCGTGTTCGGCCCTCTGGCCGACCGCATCGGGCGCAAGCGTGTGATCCTGGTCTCGATGTTCGTGTTCGCGCTCGGCAGCCTGGCCAGTGCGCTCGTGCGCTCGCCAGGCGAGCTGGCGCTGCTGCGCCTGCTGACCGGCATCGGCCTGGGCGGCGCGATGCCGACCGCGATCACGCTGTCGTCCGAATTCAGCCCGGAGCGCAACCGCAACTGGCTCGTCACCTTGATGTTCTGCGGCTTTACCCTCGGCCTGGCCTGCGGCGGCGGGCTGGCGGCGGTGCTGATCCCGGCCTATGGCTGGCAGGGCGTATTCGTGTTCGGCGGCGTGGCGCCGCTGGTGTTGGTGCCCGTCATCTGGCGCTGGATGCCGGAATCGCTGCGCTTCATGGAAGGCAAGCCGCGCTTTGCGGCCGAGGCCCGCGCCGTGCGCCTGCGCCTGACCGGCAATCCCGATGCACCGGCGCAAGCCGCGCCGCAGGCGGCGGCCGCGCCGGCAGCGCGCGAGGGCATCGTCGCCACGCTGTTCAGCCGCCACTACCGCTCGGGCACCCTGCTCCTCTGGCTCGCGTTCTTCTGCACGCTGTGGGTGTATTACCAGATCAGCAGCTGGCTGCCGACCGCGATGACCGGCGCCGGCATCCCGATCACGCAGGCGGCCACGATCGGCGCCATGATGCCGCTGGGCGGAACTATCGGCTCGCTCATCAACGCGTGGCTGATGGACCGGCGCAATCCCTTCCTCGTGCTGACGGCGTCGTACCTGTTCGCGGGCGCATCCATCATCGCGACCGGTACGGTGATGGACGACCCGGCCCTGCTGTACGTGGCGGTGTTCTGCATCGGCTTCGGCCTGTCCGGCGCCCAGACCGGCGCCAACGTGCTCGTATCCGGCTTCTACACGACGGCGGCGCGCGCCACCGGCGTCAGCTGGGCACTGGCGGTCGGACGCGTGGGTTCCATCGTGGGCGCCACGACGGGCGGCCTGATGCTCGCGAGCCTGCCGTCGCTGAACACGACCTTCCTCGTCTTCGCCATCCCGACCGCCGTGGCCGCCATTGCGATGGCCACGACCGGCAAGCTGTACCCGAAGCACTGA
- a CDS encoding LysR family transcriptional regulator gives MNTLHAMNYDDLNFLYLIDALYRERSVSRAALRLDLTQPAVSHGLARMRAKFGDELFVRSGAGMAPTPVGERIALGARRVLDLIQSDIWDGPTFHPATSTRTFAVGMTDMGGTVILPRVISALAVQAPGVTIKPVAVRPREVSEQLESGAIDAAWGYFGNLGDALYQQTLFRRALTGIVGKQRREAGPIDFDAFVQARHVMATATTQTNALLEQKVKERGATLRVALEVPYLLAIPGIVAGSDYLATVPAELADLFLRLAEIEVFELPLAIPAIAVKQYWHARYHVDAGNQWFRSVVKGIFAADADDGAA, from the coding sequence ATGAACACGCTGCATGCCATGAACTACGATGACCTGAATTTCCTGTACCTCATCGACGCGCTGTACCGCGAGCGCAGCGTATCCAGGGCCGCGTTGCGACTCGACCTGACGCAACCGGCCGTCAGCCATGGCCTGGCCCGGATGCGCGCCAAGTTCGGCGACGAGCTCTTCGTGCGCAGCGGCGCGGGCATGGCGCCCACGCCGGTCGGCGAACGGATCGCGCTAGGGGCGCGACGGGTGCTGGACCTGATCCAGTCCGACATTTGGGATGGGCCGACTTTCCACCCCGCCACGTCGACGCGCACGTTCGCGGTGGGCATGACGGACATGGGCGGAACGGTGATCCTGCCGCGCGTGATCAGCGCGCTGGCCGTGCAGGCGCCCGGCGTGACCATCAAGCCGGTCGCGGTACGTCCGCGCGAGGTGAGCGAACAGCTGGAGAGCGGGGCGATCGACGCCGCCTGGGGCTATTTCGGGAACCTGGGCGATGCGCTGTACCAGCAGACGCTGTTCCGGCGCGCACTGACGGGCATCGTCGGCAAGCAGCGGCGGGAAGCGGGGCCCATCGATTTCGACGCGTTCGTGCAGGCGCGCCACGTGATGGCGACGGCGACGACGCAGACGAACGCGCTGCTCGAGCAGAAAGTGAAGGAGCGCGGCGCGACCCTGCGCGTGGCGCTGGAAGTGCCGTACCTGCTGGCGATACCGGGCATCGTGGCTGGCTCGGACTACCTGGCCACGGTGCCGGCGGAACTGGCCGACCTGTTCCTGCGCCTGGCCGAGATCGAAGTGTTCGAACTGCCGCTGGCGATCCCCGCGATCGCGGTCAAGCAGTACTGGCATGCCCGCTACCATGTCGACGCGGGCAACCAGTGGTTCAGGTCGGTCGTGAAGGGGATTTTCGCCGCGGATGCGGACGACGGCGCGGCGTGA
- a CDS encoding VOC family protein, protein MNDNAAVHSVHEFVFSVPELAPARQFYTSFGLDVRREDGGLGLYTAGRAERWAHVLPGTRKRLLWLVLGIYERDVDAFVRRLAALDIERIAPPAGATADGIWVRSPDGLPVCLKVAAKCSPTDKAPRSFPPAASTIGRAPQRSKVQQVRPRHLSHVLLFTKDVGASLRFYTEALGLRLSDRSGDIIAFLHSPHGSDHHLVAFAKSDDYGLHHSSWDVGSFDEVGLGARQMAQAGYRDGWGVGRHVLGSNYFRYVRDPWGSYAEYSFDIDHIPAGTVWPAADYPAEDSLYVWGPDLPDDFVRNYEA, encoded by the coding sequence ATGAACGATAACGCAGCCGTGCACTCGGTGCACGAATTCGTCTTCAGCGTGCCGGAGCTGGCGCCGGCCCGGCAGTTCTATACGAGCTTCGGGCTCGACGTGCGCCGCGAGGACGGCGGCCTTGGCCTCTACACGGCGGGTCGCGCCGAACGCTGGGCCCACGTCCTGCCGGGCACGCGCAAGCGCCTGCTGTGGCTCGTGCTGGGCATCTACGAGCGCGACGTGGACGCATTCGTGCGCCGGCTCGCCGCGCTGGACATCGAACGCATCGCGCCGCCCGCCGGCGCGACGGCCGACGGCATCTGGGTGCGCTCGCCCGACGGCCTGCCCGTCTGCCTGAAGGTCGCCGCCAAGTGCTCGCCGACCGACAAGGCGCCGCGCAGCTTTCCGCCGGCGGCGAGCACCATCGGGCGTGCGCCGCAGCGCAGCAAGGTGCAGCAAGTGCGTCCGCGCCACCTGTCGCACGTCCTGCTGTTCACGAAGGACGTGGGCGCCAGCCTGCGTTTTTATACCGAAGCGCTGGGCCTGCGCCTGTCGGACCGTTCGGGCGACATCATCGCCTTCCTCCACAGCCCGCACGGCAGCGACCACCACCTCGTCGCCTTCGCAAAATCGGACGACTACGGTCTGCACCACAGCAGCTGGGACGTCGGCTCGTTCGACGAGGTGGGACTCGGGGCGCGCCAGATGGCGCAGGCGGGCTACCGCGACGGCTGGGGCGTCGGCCGCCACGTGCTGGGCTCGAATTACTTCCGCTACGTGCGCGACCCGTGGGGCAGTTATGCGGAATATTCGTTCGACATCGACCATATTCCCGCCGGCACAGTGTGGCCGGCCGCCGACTACCCCGCCGAGGATTCGCTGTACGTGTGGGGACCTGATTTGCCGGACGATTTTGTACGGAACTACGAAGCCTGA
- a CDS encoding SphA family protein, with amino-acid sequence MPFLNKQSVTAALLALGVASMAGATEGGGTVYPLGVENFAAGAMPPPGLYGMVFGQHYHADTLKDGAGNTLPVPFELTANVVAPRVIWVTGQTVAGGNLAFHTIVPLVDLDVRVGPRRESRRGVGDITAGFSIGWHHSPYLHSLAGIDVFVPSGHYDKADLANIGRNTWAAEPVYILSRIDPAGLNADIKLGYVFNRTNGDTTFRSGQEFHFDYALGWGFGPHWTAGASGYVYRQTTDDRQAGTDLASGSGRAVAIGPSVKYDSGNGWFVTAKWQKEVAVRNRAAGSAVWLKAVFPL; translated from the coding sequence ATGCCTTTTTTGAACAAGCAGTCCGTCACGGCTGCGCTTCTTGCCCTGGGAGTCGCTTCGATGGCCGGCGCCACCGAAGGCGGCGGCACCGTCTACCCGCTCGGCGTCGAGAACTTCGCAGCCGGCGCGATGCCGCCGCCCGGCCTGTACGGCATGGTCTTCGGGCAGCACTACCATGCGGATACGTTGAAGGACGGCGCGGGCAATACCCTGCCGGTGCCGTTCGAACTGACGGCCAACGTCGTCGCCCCGCGCGTAATCTGGGTGACGGGCCAGACGGTGGCGGGCGGCAACCTCGCCTTCCACACGATCGTGCCCCTCGTCGACCTGGACGTGCGGGTCGGACCGCGCCGCGAATCGCGGCGCGGCGTCGGCGACATCACCGCCGGCTTTTCCATCGGCTGGCACCATAGCCCCTACCTGCACAGCCTGGCCGGCATCGACGTCTTCGTGCCGTCCGGGCATTACGACAAGGCCGATCTGGCCAACATCGGGCGCAACACCTGGGCGGCCGAACCCGTCTACATCCTGAGCCGCATCGATCCGGCCGGTCTGAATGCCGACATCAAGCTGGGGTATGTGTTCAACCGGACCAACGGGGACACCACATTCCGGTCCGGCCAGGAATTCCACTTCGACTATGCCCTGGGCTGGGGTTTCGGCCCCCACTGGACCGCGGGCGCCAGCGGCTATGTCTACCGGCAGACGACGGACGACCGCCAGGCCGGCACCGACCTCGCGTCCGGCAGTGGCCGGGCCGTCGCCATCGGTCCGTCGGTCAAATACGACAGCGGCAACGGCTGGTTCGTGACCGCGAAATGGCAGAAAGAGGTGGCAGTACGCAACCGGGCGGCGGGCAGCGCCGTCTGGCTGAAGGCCGTGTTCCCGCTGTAG
- a CDS encoding sensor domain-containing diguanylate cyclase produces MANPSHPPCANAARIAFLEQEIDRLRAAADEGAWLFQHTPALVCILGDGAIVKRANPAFWQALGLPDNALLGQSIKHLMHPDEFVKSFAERMKLLTGEDSRNFELRIRHADGSWRWISWSCPAIRMADPGMFLVGHDVTESRLSAAELLHRAQHDPLTGLANRAMLDHSLAQALLRHERHPAQSVALMLIDLDGFKQVNDTLGHAAGDDVLRHVAAALKACQRKSDLVCRVGGDEFALIAEGAAQPDLESIAGRIVTELRMPIQWEGHDIRIGASIGIALAGDKENAADLYRQADAALYAVKRGGKNGYAVAPAQSR; encoded by the coding sequence ATGGCGAACCCATCTCATCCACCTTGCGCCAACGCCGCGCGCATCGCGTTCCTCGAGCAGGAAATCGACCGGCTGCGCGCCGCGGCAGACGAAGGCGCCTGGCTGTTCCAGCATACGCCAGCACTGGTCTGCATCCTTGGCGACGGGGCCATCGTCAAGCGCGCCAACCCGGCATTCTGGCAGGCCCTGGGCCTGCCCGACAATGCGCTGCTGGGGCAGTCGATCAAGCACCTGATGCATCCCGACGAATTCGTCAAGAGCTTTGCGGAGAGAATGAAACTGCTGACGGGCGAGGACAGCAGGAATTTCGAACTTCGCATACGGCATGCCGACGGTTCGTGGCGCTGGATTTCGTGGAGCTGTCCGGCGATCCGCATGGCAGACCCCGGCATGTTCCTCGTCGGTCATGACGTCACCGAATCCAGGCTGAGCGCGGCCGAACTGCTGCATCGCGCCCAGCACGACCCGCTGACCGGTCTCGCGAACCGCGCCATGCTCGACCACAGCCTCGCACAGGCACTGCTGCGTCATGAGCGGCATCCGGCGCAGAGTGTGGCCCTGATGCTGATCGACCTCGACGGTTTCAAGCAGGTGAACGACACGCTCGGCCACGCGGCCGGCGACGATGTATTGCGCCACGTAGCGGCGGCGCTCAAGGCCTGCCAGCGCAAAAGCGACCTCGTGTGCCGCGTCGGCGGCGACGAATTCGCGCTGATCGCCGAGGGGGCCGCGCAGCCCGATCTGGAAAGCATCGCCGGCCGCATCGTTACCGAACTGAGGATGCCTATCCAATGGGAAGGCCATGACATTCGCATCGGCGCCAGCATCGGCATCGCGCTGGCGGGGGACAAGGAAAATGCCGCCGACCTGTACCGGCAGGCCGATGCGGCACTGTATGCCGTCAAGCGCGGCGGCAAGAACGGCTACGCGGTCGCGCCCGCTCAGTCGCGGTGA
- a CDS encoding porin, with amino-acid sequence MNKSAIAAAIFGLCAASAASAQNVTLYGLLDTGIEYLNHTGPNGASQVRMPNITGSVPSRFGLRGGEDLGNGWKATFVLESGIALDSGALNYGGRLFGRQANVALAGPWGILTLGRQYTMTFHALLDTDTLGPNVYAISNLDPYLPNTRADNAVGWLGHAGAFSYGATWSSGRDAAGPAGPQATNCAGESSTDRLACRQATVMAKYSAERFGVAASWDRMRGGPNALFGLNSGRYSDTRTTLGAYVKAGNVKFTGGILHRENLSANSFESNLFHAGVTVALDARWTLDGQVGKLAVNASPNDATIVAVRATYAFSRRTVAYLSAGHIANGGTSAIAVSPGATTLAGMDQSGVMAGLRLAF; translated from the coding sequence ATGAACAAGTCAGCCATCGCCGCTGCCATTTTTGGCCTGTGCGCGGCCAGCGCCGCGTCCGCCCAGAACGTCACGCTGTACGGCCTGCTGGACACCGGCATCGAATACCTGAATCACACCGGCCCCAACGGCGCCTCGCAGGTCCGCATGCCGAACATCACGGGCAGCGTACCGTCCCGCTTCGGCCTGCGCGGCGGCGAAGACCTGGGCAATGGCTGGAAGGCGACGTTCGTGCTGGAGAGCGGCATCGCGCTCGACAGCGGCGCCCTGAACTACGGCGGCCGCCTGTTCGGGCGCCAGGCGAACGTGGCGCTCGCTGGCCCGTGGGGCATCTTGACGCTGGGCCGCCAGTACACGATGACGTTCCACGCGCTGCTCGATACCGATACGCTGGGGCCGAACGTGTACGCGATCTCGAACCTCGACCCGTACCTGCCGAACACGCGCGCCGACAACGCCGTCGGCTGGCTCGGACATGCCGGCGCGTTCAGCTACGGCGCCACCTGGAGCAGCGGCCGCGACGCCGCCGGCCCGGCCGGTCCGCAGGCCACCAACTGCGCGGGCGAGTCTTCCACCGACCGCCTGGCCTGCCGCCAGGCGACCGTCATGGCCAAGTACTCGGCCGAGCGCTTCGGCGTCGCGGCGTCGTGGGACCGCATGCGCGGCGGCCCGAACGCGTTGTTCGGCCTGAACAGCGGGCGCTACAGCGACACGCGCACCACGCTGGGTGCCTACGTCAAGGCCGGCAATGTAAAATTCACGGGCGGTATCCTGCACCGCGAAAACCTCAGCGCCAACAGCTTCGAGTCGAACCTGTTCCATGCGGGCGTCACCGTGGCGCTCGATGCACGCTGGACGCTCGACGGCCAGGTGGGCAAGCTGGCTGTCAACGCCAGCCCCAACGACGCCACCATCGTGGCCGTGCGCGCCACCTACGCGTTCTCGCGCCGCACGGTCGCCTACCTGTCTGCCGGGCATATCGCCAATGGCGGCACGTCGGCCATCGCCGTGTCGCCCGGCGCCACCACGCTGGCCGGCATGGACCAGAGCGGCGTGATGGCCGGCCTGCGCCTGGCGTTCTGA
- a CDS encoding amidohydrolase family protein: protein MKRKQLAAAAALVAAAGLIAACAGGDKLRVSSGTVLQNATVVDTRSGKATAGVSIVIDGGRILAVTDGPVELSGSARAVDATGKFVVPGFNDMHSHAMQYANQSPTFWPLLIANGVTGIREMSGTPDTIAAARRLNADSAAGRADAPEILLATGPILVGIATPEQGVQAVRATKAMGADFVKLFQASRDATIAIFAEAKQAGLPVAGHLPGAAVSGREASDWGMRALEHYGAGYGIGLDCAGDETAIRAALVGGKGAPTPYNPNIATYRVGDAPFYQRILDTYSESKCVDLAKTFVRNDTWMVPTLIRLRTIADSGDPAFMNDPNLKYVDQARRQTWRAYGTATRRDIPTAAQATFVNYYPFQQRLTKLLKANGVRMLTGTEVNAVMVIPGFSLHQEFRELAGAGLAPLEILQMTTLNAAQFLGREATMGTVEAGKNADLVLLDANPVLDVANLDKVAGVVLKGRYLPAAALDKMKADVAAAYANSTATVSARLADDGHRD, encoded by the coding sequence ATGAAACGCAAACAACTGGCCGCCGCGGCGGCACTCGTCGCGGCCGCGGGACTCATCGCCGCGTGCGCGGGCGGCGACAAGCTGCGCGTATCGAGCGGCACCGTGCTGCAGAACGCGACCGTCGTCGACACCCGCAGCGGCAAGGCGACGGCCGGCGTGTCGATCGTCATCGACGGGGGCCGCATCCTGGCGGTGACGGATGGGCCGGTCGAGCTGAGCGGCAGCGCCAGGGCAGTCGACGCCACGGGCAAGTTCGTCGTGCCGGGGTTTAACGACATGCACTCGCACGCGATGCAGTATGCGAACCAGTCGCCCACGTTCTGGCCGCTCCTGATCGCAAACGGCGTGACGGGAATCCGCGAGATGTCGGGTACGCCGGACACGATCGCGGCGGCGCGGCGCCTCAACGCGGACAGTGCGGCGGGGCGCGCCGACGCGCCGGAAATCCTGCTGGCAACGGGGCCGATCCTGGTCGGCATCGCCACGCCGGAACAGGGCGTCCAGGCGGTCCGCGCGACGAAGGCGATGGGTGCCGACTTCGTGAAGCTGTTCCAGGCATCGCGCGACGCCACCATCGCCATCTTCGCCGAAGCGAAGCAGGCCGGCCTGCCGGTGGCGGGCCATTTGCCGGGCGCAGCGGTCAGCGGGCGCGAAGCGAGCGACTGGGGGATGCGCGCGCTGGAGCACTACGGGGCGGGCTACGGTATCGGACTCGACTGCGCGGGGGACGAGACGGCGATCCGCGCGGCGCTCGTGGGCGGCAAGGGCGCGCCGACCCCGTACAACCCGAACATTGCGACCTACCGCGTGGGCGACGCCCCGTTCTACCAGCGCATCCTCGACACGTACAGCGAATCGAAGTGCGTCGACCTGGCGAAGACCTTCGTCAGGAACGACACCTGGATGGTTCCGACCCTGATCCGCCTGCGCACCATCGCGGACAGCGGCGATCCGGCGTTCATGAACGATCCGAACCTGAAATACGTGGACCAGGCACGGCGCCAGACGTGGCGTGCGTACGGCACCGCGACGCGCCGCGACATTCCGACGGCCGCCCAGGCGACCTTCGTGAATTACTATCCGTTCCAGCAACGGCTGACGAAACTGTTGAAAGCCAACGGCGTGCGCATGTTGACGGGGACCGAGGTGAACGCGGTGATGGTCATCCCCGGCTTCAGCCTGCACCAGGAATTCCGCGAGCTGGCCGGCGCCGGCCTGGCGCCGCTCGAGATCCTGCAGATGACGACCCTGAACGCGGCGCAATTCCTCGGCAGGGAAGCGACGATGGGCACCGTCGAGGCAGGGAAGAACGCGGATCTCGTCCTGCTCGACGCCAATCCGGTGCTGGACGTCGCCAACCTGGACAAGGTTGCTGGGGTCGTCCTTAAAGGCCGTTACCTGCCGGCTGCGGCGCTGGACAAGATGAAGGCGGACGTCGCGGCCGCGTATGCCAACTCCACCGCAACCGTGTCGGCACGGCTGGCGGATGACGGTCACCGCGACTGA
- a CDS encoding MFS transporter gives MTQQHSAQWDARYEWKTVALLALGFGLVGIDRFMILPLFPVMAQALHLDYQDLGNITGILAVAWGIAALFMGNLSDRFGHRKVIIPAIVVFSLLAGFSGFAAGVGSLMLIRACMGFAEGAYTPASIVATLDASKPTRQGLNIGIQQTALPLFGLGFAPILVTQLLKVIDWHWIFALVSIPGLVIAWLLHKTLRDTAVSTAALHTATHDVARHRWTDVFRYRNIPLNMLGMLCWLTTLVVLSALFPSYLVDYLHLELAQMGFILSAIGFGGTLGTLAMPALSDRLGRKPVMLVSVIGACAGLVMLMQSGRDPVYLFASLLVTLFFTFSMICLTVGPLSAEAVPASLMSTASGIVIGTGEIFGGGAAPAIAGYVAKHFGIQYILHLALGSLVLGFIVVLALRETAPARVASQGKRRTAPSNVT, from the coding sequence ATGACACAACAACATTCCGCACAGTGGGACGCACGCTACGAATGGAAAACCGTCGCGCTGCTGGCGCTCGGCTTCGGCCTGGTCGGCATCGACCGTTTCATGATCCTGCCGCTGTTTCCCGTGATGGCGCAGGCGCTCCATCTCGACTACCAGGACCTGGGCAACATCACCGGCATCCTCGCCGTCGCCTGGGGCATCGCGGCGCTCTTCATGGGCAACCTGTCCGACCGCTTCGGCCATCGCAAGGTCATCATTCCGGCGATCGTCGTCTTCTCGCTGCTGGCAGGATTCAGCGGTTTTGCCGCCGGCGTCGGCTCGCTGATGCTGATCCGCGCCTGCATGGGTTTTGCGGAGGGAGCGTACACGCCCGCGAGCATCGTCGCCACGCTGGACGCCTCGAAGCCGACCCGCCAGGGCCTGAACATCGGCATCCAGCAGACGGCCCTGCCCCTGTTCGGGCTCGGCTTCGCGCCCATCCTCGTCACGCAGCTGCTCAAGGTGATCGACTGGCACTGGATCTTCGCACTCGTGTCGATCCCCGGCCTCGTCATCGCGTGGCTGCTGCACAAGACGCTGCGCGACACGGCCGTGTCCACGGCGGCGCTGCATACGGCCACGCATGACGTCGCACGGCATCGCTGGACGGACGTCTTCCGCTACCGGAACATCCCGCTGAACATGCTTGGCATGCTGTGCTGGCTGACGACCCTCGTCGTGCTGAGCGCGCTGTTCCCCAGTTATCTCGTGGACTACCTGCACCTCGAACTGGCGCAGATGGGATTCATCCTGTCCGCGATCGGCTTCGGCGGCACGCTCGGGACACTGGCGATGCCGGCGCTGTCCGACCGCCTGGGCCGCAAGCCTGTCATGCTCGTGTCGGTCATCGGCGCGTGCGCGGGTCTCGTGATGCTGATGCAGAGCGGCCGCGATCCGGTGTACCTGTTCGCCTCGCTGCTGGTGACGCTGTTCTTCACGTTCAGCATGATCTGCCTGACGGTCGGTCCGCTCAGCGCGGAGGCGGTGCCGGCGTCGCTGATGTCGACCGCGTCGGGGATCGTCATCGGCACGGGCGAGATCTTCGGCGGCGGCGCGGCGCCGGCCATCGCGGGCTATGTCGCCAAGCATTTCGGGATCCAATACATCCTGCATCTCGCGCTCGGCAGCCTCGTGCTCGGCTTCATCGTCGTGCTCGCGCTGCGCGAAACCGCGCCGGCACGCGTGGCCAGTCAGGGCAAGCGTCGAACCGCGCCGTCCAACGTGACCTGA
- a CDS encoding TetR/AcrR family transcriptional regulator — protein MARQPIPIANPDYRARVGQQRREKTRALMMQSALRVFAAKGPDVPVIDDFIAAAGVARGTFYNYFKTTADLLAAVAGEMSDEVLGTIDPIVQKYDDPALRIAVGTRLYVRMALRYPIWGEFLTRIGSRHTVRGKLLDTYLTRDIQAGMASGRFPKTNALVVRDIILGSIFYSIETLLTEPGHPDHIEDMLSTVLHGMGLPLDEAHAIAAMPLPATGSVDGPIFSVLEPGQD, from the coding sequence ATGGCCAGACAACCAATCCCGATCGCCAATCCCGACTACCGTGCCCGCGTGGGCCAGCAACGCCGCGAAAAGACACGTGCCCTCATGATGCAAAGCGCACTGCGGGTCTTCGCGGCGAAGGGGCCGGACGTTCCGGTGATCGATGATTTCATCGCGGCGGCCGGCGTTGCGCGGGGAACGTTCTACAATTACTTCAAGACGACGGCCGACCTGTTGGCGGCCGTGGCGGGGGAAATGAGCGATGAAGTATTGGGTACCATCGACCCTATCGTGCAGAAGTACGACGACCCGGCCTTACGGATCGCCGTCGGTACGCGTCTCTACGTGAGGATGGCGCTGCGTTATCCGATCTGGGGCGAATTCCTCACACGGATCGGCTCGCGCCACACGGTGCGGGGCAAGCTGCTCGATACCTATCTCACGCGCGACATCCAGGCCGGCATGGCGAGCGGGCGCTTCCCCAAAACGAACGCACTGGTCGTCCGCGACATCATCCTCGGCTCGATCTTCTACAGCATCGAAACGCTGCTGACCGAGCCGGGGCACCCGGACCATATCGAGGACATGCTTAGCACCGTCCTGCACGGCATGGGCCTGCCGCTCGACGAGGCGCATGCCATCGCCGCCATGCCGCTGCCGGCGACCGGCAGCGTGGACGGGCCGATCTTCTCCGTGCTCGAGCCCGGGCAGGACTAG
- a CDS encoding nuclear transport factor 2 family protein encodes MQVEDQIQISDLINGWMYRDLGAWDKLRGLFHADGTIEVTWFEGAFGDFVDASARMGRSALRTKHLIGSPVISAHGNRAIVETNAVIVADNIELGLGCAAHNRFIDRAEKRNGTWKLLRRESVYDMGSFTFPSGVVEVARDAVARHPREYAALAYLLEQSGFPVRRVFATRGSGLERMMKAEARDWLLG; translated from the coding sequence ATGCAAGTGGAAGACCAGATCCAGATTTCCGACCTCATCAATGGCTGGATGTACCGCGACCTCGGCGCGTGGGACAAGCTGCGCGGCCTGTTCCACGCGGACGGCACGATTGAAGTGACATGGTTCGAAGGTGCGTTCGGCGATTTCGTCGACGCGTCCGCGCGCATGGGCAGGTCGGCGCTGCGCACCAAGCATCTGATCGGTTCTCCCGTCATCAGCGCGCACGGGAACAGGGCGATCGTCGAGACGAATGCCGTCATCGTCGCCGACAACATCGAACTGGGCCTCGGGTGCGCCGCTCACAACCGGTTCATCGACCGCGCCGAAAAGCGCAACGGCACCTGGAAACTGCTCAGGCGCGAAAGCGTCTACGACATGGGGTCGTTCACGTTTCCGAGCGGTGTCGTCGAGGTGGCCCGGGATGCCGTCGCGCGCCACCCGCGCGAATATGCCGCGCTCGCCTACCTGCTGGAGCAGAGCGGGTTTCCGGTCAGGCGCGTGTTCGCCACCCGGGGGAGCGGCCTCGAACGAATGATGAAAGCCGAGGCGCGCGACTGGCTGCTGGGCTGA